In the genome of Primulina tabacum isolate GXHZ01 chromosome 13, ASM2559414v2, whole genome shotgun sequence, the window tgctttcacgattttttttttgtcatcagTTTTTCTTCTCTGTGAAAAACAATATTCTCGCCATCTTCATTAGCAAATCTTATGAGAAGAAATGTATATTCTTCTCTATTTGATGCCTCTACAAATCTCCACAAAAATTAAGTGTTttgtagaaaaaaaaatttgtttcattaagcaaataaaaccaaagaattttgttatttcagtattctacaaaatatttattttttgtaaaaaatattttaacttaatctacaagcaaataaaatcaatgaattttGGTTATTCTATCTTCTAGACAACTgacaaaatatgatttaattaatattttattatatttatcaaaaaatgtTCAACTCTTAATGATATAacatatttatgcaatatgttatttaaatacaaaaattcaaaattacgataacatattttttttatatttcatactatattattggaagtattaaatttgtatatattaatttttttctgaGAAACTTATTGCATATATAACTCATTCAAAAGATTAtagatttacaaaataaaacaaatcatattcaatttaatattttgttaaaaatatatgttcacttcatctacaagcaaataaaaacaaataaatttgacctttcttattatcaatcataactcataaggaGAAAGATTGAgcaataatgaataatttttgtaaagatttattcataataattttaaaaatttaccttcaaagatatgtcatttcaaattACATAAATCTATAATTGATTTACTTATATCAATCCTTTATAAAAATACATCTTCGTCAATTGTAAGatcatcaaataaataattgttataGTTTCTAATCTTTACAAAGACaaaaaatagttaaaattaGTAAAACTGTATGTATTCAAtcatatattgttaaattttaataataaactaaggctttgaaaaatattagttggatttttttataaagaaaaatagatagAACAAATACTCACGAAATATTTATAAGGTCATCTTTCTTCTGTATCCAATAATGCTTTGTATCATTTTTGTAAAATGTAATTAACCGTCGAACCTTCTTCGTAACACCAACCcacatgatttaattatttgaattcattattttaattcgtcgttttaaattaattattctcaATTAATGCAAAATAGAGGATATTTAGTATCATGTCCTTACACAAATTATgttttttgtggaaaaaattcactatatttacaaccaaataaaacaaaagaattttggtatttcaatattgtaaaaactaattttttggtaaaaaattattttcgtttatatataaacaaataaaacccatgattttttgtatttcaatattctcaaattaatattttgcggaaaaaaatatgttcaattcatctacaagaaaataaaaaccaaagaattttggagtttCAATCTTCTTGGCAACTTGATCATTGTCCCTTGCCTAGCATACGTAGATTGATAATCTTGACATcatcataataattgattttacaaaaacttgctcaccaaattaaagataaacttcttgcatatataaaaacattcaaaagattataaatctacaaaataaaataaatcacattcaaacaaatatttttgtgaaaaacatttgttcacttcatctacaagtaaataaaaaccaaataacTTTGACTTTGTCTATGGATAAGTAGTGAGTATTgctaatgaataatttttataaaaatttatttatcataattttaaaaatttacattcaAAGATATATCTTTTAATGTTACAAAAACTATAACTGATTTGTCAATATATATCTCTTATAAAAATAACCATTCGTTAATTGCAAGAATCTCTCATAAAATTATAgttaaaattaatacaaatatattattcaatcttatatcgttaaattttcataataaacCAAGGCTTTGAACAATATTAGTTGACTTTTCTTTTTATAaagaaatatagataaaataaatatcgaCGAAATATTTATTAGGATTATCTATATTTATACCTGATAATTCTTGTATCATTTTGTAAATGTAATTAAATATCGAACCTTCTTCATGACACCAACTttgttaaaacaaaaacaaaattagtttaattatttggcttcattagtttaattcttcattttaaaataattaattttaatgaacataaaataaaagatatttaacatcatatcgttatacaaattaagtttttgtggaaaatatattttcactttatttacaagaaaatatacaaaagaattttgttattttaatcttctacaaattaacttttttgtgaaaaaatctacaaattaagttttttgtgaaaaaattctttttcacttcatctatgagcaaataaaaccaatatattttggtgtttcaatcttttcaaattaatattttttgtgaaaaaagtttgttcaattcatctacaagaaaataaaaatcaaagaattttaaagtttcagcTTTTTTGACAACTTGATCATTATCTAACATAAATAtagtttgacaattttatccttatcataataactgatttgacaaaaacatcatcactaaatttttcctgtatatacaaactaaggacaaagttgacaatacacaatagaaaaactttgaccttgattcacacttttataaatatatatatatataaatataatatatatgtatagatttttcttattttttgtaaatcaaTTAACAGTCTTGATTCGTAAAATAAGTCACCTAAAATAATAATTCCCTTTATGTATTCAATTTAAgagaattaataatttttaaagagTTTTTGACTCTAGGGTTTAAAaccaataattatttaatttaaacttttataaactttatgaAAATCTAATAGTATCCAAAataaacttgacaaaaacttgtgtgagacggtctcacgggtcgtattttgtgatacggatctcttatttgggtcatccatgaaaaagtattactttttatgctaagaatattactttttattgtgaatatctgtagtgttgacccgtctcacagataaagattcgtgagaccgtctcacaagagacctactcaataaacttttattgaattttaaagaCGAATTTGATACTCGATATCGACATTTAAAAACTTGATAAAAGTATAGATATATTAAAAGTTTCAATGGATTTTATATGACTCGATGAAAATCAATAAATTcagacataaaaacataaagtataataataaaatgtcaaaaatatatttgattgAAATTCTAATTACTCGTTTATCTCTCTCACTACTTTGTCTCCCCTTTCAAATCATGTTTCTACACATATTTGTCTTCTCTCTCCATTCAAAGttcaaatcatatttatataaacaaatttttattttccttttcaatatttttttataaaggcGATTTGTGtagaaataattttaaattgctGATTACTAAATTTTacgatttgaaataaaaaaaattacaaggccataaattttaaatttttttaatttggcagttaaaattttgaaatttattttgttaattttaatACATAATTTATACCATCGATTATAATATTGAATTATAATAACCAAAACTACAACATTGTTTGATTTTAAATAGATGAAAATTAACGCAACGAACatggtaaaaataataataatgataattttttttattattattattggaaTATTCGTTCAgtgaaatataataaaattctcCATTTCGGCTTTCCCCTTTTATcaattgtcattgtaagactaAACGTTTGTCGtttaccaaaaaaatttaatttgtgataaGGGTGTAACTCAAATAATTTAAACTATAAAACAACTCAACAACCACATTTCAATTGTTCGAACTAGCGGACACGTATTGCACTCAACACTCTCCCTACCAATTATACATTTCTTGCCATTACCTAGAATCGAACATGTCATAATCTATCTGTATATGACTGAACGCTCATtgctttattaaaaaatattacttgtgATAACAgtgaaattcaaatattttaaatcgtacaacAGCTCAAATATCACCCTTCGATTGTTCTAACCAGCATGGACAATTATTACCCCAACAATTAGATTTGATCAAACGGTTGGAAAAATCTGTAATCACAAACAATAAGCAGATGGATCATATAATAGTTCGATGATGTTATTTTTGTCAATCATCAAAACTTAAGTTAACAGAAATACCAAATTTTACTTTGTTGGTAAGAAtacgaaagagtgttttatttttattttttatcttaTGATTTGTGTACTACTAATTGATAGTTTTGCAGCACTTTCACGTTTAATGCATCCATTGCAACGAAGAAATGGATGAATTTAAAGCAGAATATATCGATGCAGGCAATTAGTTTATTTGGATGAATACTTTGTCAAAGTGATTTCAAATCATCAACTAATTACTTTTTGACTCATTAtaatatatttcaaatcatctcgagatgaaataaaaaaaacatattttgttCAAATACTGCAGCAAATCTAATATTTCCAATCAGAAtgcctattttttttaaaaggattCCTTTTTGCATTCGTCTATCTACGAAattcatataatgaaatttGTTCCAATTGCCATAACGGATGAACAATGACACAACTAAATGAATTGACATCTGGAACTTGCCCTAATTTCTTGATTTTAAAATTGCATTCATGtaaatatttctttaatttttttggctacaataaatttaatatttgtaGCAGTTAAGGGAGTGTGATAAGGTTATTTATCTAACAAGGAATATTTGATAAAGATCGTTTGAATTTGAGACTATATATGTGATGTAAATACTATGTTTTATTGGTAAGGACATGAAGATTTCCATTCATATAGAttgtgatcatttgatgatgtactgaacaaccctccatcgaACTGTttaagtggttatcacttatcgagtgaaataatTCACGGTTATGGtggtacatcattagtcctttgacccgggataACGTAGCAGCTCTACGTACTAGCACATACTTTGATCAATTTACTGACTCCATTgaaggtcatcaggtggcgaggttgggtgtagttttaaaatacataatagcaaatgcattgtagtgaGAGATTCACTATTTGCCTACGGCTGAAGATGTCCTATGtaatctgatgagttaataataTAAGGAGTCTCCGGCTAGagtaagaaatgtgttttaGGGAAAAGtgttttcttggttgtgtatatacgatgtcactattattactcaaatatacatcaaatctttatcgaattcatatgtaACTcacgatataccaatagttgcaAATTCAATTGGGATATACGAGTTTAATGGATCGTActatacgttaatcataacttaagattcttgcaagcactatcagtgatacctatggGATCATGTGGCGATGCTATTAAATGTTTTTACCACGattcgatgggtgcaatcatacttgagttctgacaatcttgatcaaggtgttgatgaaaagaatgaagtTGATTAGGGTAAgttcgaataagaataaatgttattatgAATCACATTAATTTGTGAACTCACGACTAACTATGTTCttgaaccattgagagtcacacaagtatcagatTATGTATTCTCGTTGAGATAATAGATTCAAATAGTTGAATTTGATGACACTAAATAAAGATCAAACAGATTCCAACAAATATATCTATTTTTTAGTTCAAATTATTATAAAACCCGAGCGACACAAAAGATAATGCAAAAACGTTCCTCTCGAGGTGAATTAGTGGGggaaaaaaagaaggaaaaggATTAAATTGATGTGAATGTGACAAAATGGAGCCCAAGCCCATAAACTCTATAGGCCCACTATCACCTCCATCCATAACTCGCTACCGCAACTTCACAAACTGAAACGCGTTTTCATAAGACCCCGAGGCACAACTTGGTAATTAAAGCACAACTCCAGGGTCCCTTTCCCAATAGAACAGgggaaaaataaattaaaataaatcaaagaaAATTAGAGAGAGGGAGAAGGGAAAAGGGGAAATAGCTGTAATCACATGGAGTGCTGTTTGGTGGATGGGTCCTGCACCACTGCCCAcacctttttcttcttctttctctcttttttctctctttgttttttccCCTGCCGACAATCATGAATTCTGAACCTTGAAGAaactctctctctttttttgttGGTCAAGTACCTTCTTGTTCTGCTGGTCCTCGTCGGAGGAATTGTCTCGTTGTAGTGCGTGCTATGGCCGACGATAAGGTATGTGTTTTtatttgtttgttttgtttttgataATCGGAATTTGGGTTTTGTTTGCTAGAAAGGTTTGTTGAAGATAGGGTGTGGTTAAACTTTAATCTCGtcgtttttatgtttttaattaattcttttttGGGAAAAATGCAGTAGAAATTGCAGATCTAGTTTTAGTTGGGATCGTGGGTTGATTTGTTGATTGTGTGGTGCTTTAAAACTCAATGATAGGAATTATTGTTGATATCTTCTGTTTAGGAGAGAGTGTCTTCATTTGTTCTCTACTTGAATTTTTGTGTTGTTTAGGTCTTTCCGACTGGTTTTAGATCAAGAAACGTGATTTTTGTTTTAACGAAAGTGGGATTAATCTCATAATGTAggtcttttttgttttttctttattttaatcTGTGTATATGAAATTATGACATTCCtatttcaaaaggtgttttcaTCCTTTACTTGCGAAATTGCTGATGAACCCTAAAATTATCTTTCCTTCCGGAGCTAATTCGTATTTGTTTAACAAATCAATTGTAATTCATTGTTCTTTGGCTCTTGTTTTGACTTTTGAGTGTGACTTTGCTAAGTGTAGGAGATGTCTGCTCCTGTAATGGGTGGGAATGATTCCGTCACTGGCCACATAATTTCCACAACCATTGGTGGCAAGAATGGAGAACCTAAGCGGGTAAAGCTGTTAATTTGTTGAAACTCTTGTCGACGAACAGATGGAAGCGATCATACATGATAATTTTATCCATTATCTGAAACATCTTTCTAAGTTTGTAGTACTAATCAAGCTAAGCTTTAGCAGCCTCCGTGTTTCCATTGTCATTAGCCATGTTTTCATTGTTACAAGCTATTATCTTTCTCTGTTGTTATATTTCCATTGACCATTGGTAGTTCGAGTTATTTTGTGATCTGACCATTGAGTAATGGAAGGAGTGAGAACctaattttaaaatcttattttTGTTATGAAATTTATTTGCAGACAGTTAGTTATATGGCAGAGCGAGTTGTGGGGACAGGTTCATTTGGAATTGTATTTCAGGTGCACATATCTATTCGCCATAGTGTGTTATTCACTGttaatttctttttgttttgttaaaTATATTGTgcagatttatttatttatctatttctGTAGGCAAAATGCCTTGAAACTGGGGAGACTGTGGCTATAAAGAAGGTTCTACAAGACAGAAGATACAAGAACCGTGAATTACAGTTAATGAGGACAATGGATCATCCTAATATTGTTTCCCTGAAGCATTGTTTCTATTCAACCACTATTAAAAACGAGCTATTTCTCAATTTAGTTATGGAATATGTTCCGGAATCGATGTTCAGTGTTATAAAGCATTACAGTAACATGAATCAGAGAATGCCACTTATATATGTGAAGCTTTACACCTATCAAGTAAGCAATGAATTTCCTTGTGGGTTGTGTAGGAGTCATTGTTCTTTACTCAATATGACACAGCTTTTTACAGATTTTTAGAGGGTTGGCATATATGCATTCTGTTGCCGGAGTATGCCATAGAGACTTGAAGCCACAAAATGTTCTGGTACAAATCAGGAGCATCGTTTCTCGACTAAGTATTTGATCTGCTGTGCTCTTATCTTGATTCATTTTCTTTGCGTATAGGTTGATCCTGTAACACAGCAAGTGAAAATATGCGATTTTGGAAGTGCAAAAGCATTAGTAAGTGATACTATTTTGAGGTCAATATTCCTAAAGTTTATTTTTCGCCTCTGGATCTTCTTGTGACAATGGGTGGGCCAATTTTGTAGCGTTTTCTAGTTTTGCTTCTAGTTTCCAGCTAGCTAATTTTTCGGACAACTAAGCCTTCTTTTATTTTGAACAGGTGGCAGGCGAGGCAAATATAGCGTACATATGCTCACGGTTTTACCGTGCTCCTGAGCTAATTTTTGGTGCTACTGAATACAGTACATCCATTGATATTTGGTCAGCTGGTTGTGTACTCGCTGAGCTTCTTCTGGGCAAAGTGAGttgcatttttatttttgcCATCACTGAACAGTTGAGATGCTTTATtgtttttcctttttcaatTTTGGGTATCTGCACTGGTCTGACTTAATTCATTCGAATTATTTAGCCTTTGTTTCCCGGGGAGAATGCTGTGGATCAGCTTGTGGAGATAATCAAGGTACAGTTTATATGGAAGTGATTTGAAGTATTATCTTGTGgcttatgtattttatttttatcttcaAGGTTCTTGGAACTCCAACAAGGGAGGAAGTTCGTTGTATGAATCCAAATTATACTGATTTTAGATTCCCACAAATAAAGGCGCACCCTTGGCACAAGGTATATTCTGCCTTTGAAAGTTTTTATTATGTTGGAGCAAGTTTATGTCTTTGTGCCTTGTTGCTTTGAATTTCATCCTCTTTTTATTTTTACCAGGTTTTTTACTTTTGAAAAAAGTGTGTTATCTGGCATTCGTGTTGGGGAATTTCCCAAAATCCTGTACGAAAAGAAAAGAATAACTAATTTCCGAGTCTTTGTTATCGCGAGGGATTGAAAAGAAAGACGGTAGGTAACACAATTTTGAGAGATTGTTGTGTGGATATCTAGAAACACTCCGGCTTTATTTTGCATTAATAATCAGGACATTGACCGCCACATTTAGAGATGGAGTATGGAACAGAAGAACTGAACAGTTATCTCATATCTTCACTCAAGGGTGTTATTTTTCATCTCTCGCTGTCTGAGTGACATTTACAAATACAAAACAAAACTAAGCTGTAATCATTTGGCTCTGTGGCAACAAGATATATTTGGACTGGGGCACAACTAGAGGTGTAAACGAATGAGTTGAGCTGAATATTAGTAAAAAATTAAGGTTCGAATTCGGTTCAAATTAAGTATATTCAAGTTTGAACTCAATTTGAAACTcagaaatttaaattttttggcTCGAAATGAAGTTTGAGTTCTGCATTCGGCTCGATATTTTTTAACCTATTTGCGagatttttgaattattgatcGGATATTAAGGTTCGAAAGCTTGAAACATTCGAAATTCTCaaaatctatatatattttatatataatagtattatattaataaaatattaaagctCGCTAACtatcgaacaaaataattttaactcgagttcggctcgaaaaagttcgaacatgttcgagttcggttcaagtttaataagttcgaatcaaatatttattgagcTGGCTTGAAAAGATCACGAACTGCTCGATTCATTTGCAACCCTGGACACACAACCTATATTTATTCCAGGTTGGAGGACAAATACCCAAATCTGTTTTTCACAGTTTTAAGCATTTCTTATGCAAATATAGTGGCAAAATTACTCAATGTCTGACCAGAGTGAGCTGGATATCAATGTTCTGGCATCTGGTTGCTCCTCATTGTGGCTTAAACCGACATAATAGTGAATCACACCGGGTCAGCAAGCCCTGGATATATGGAAAAAATTtgctaaaaaaattattgtgaCAGTCGATTTACCCTGTTGTGTTTGTCCTTTTTGGAGTATACTGTTGCTTATGGTAATTTTATTTGGTCCATAGTCCATACATCAAGATACTGTtttttgtcttgaaaatttatttgaatggAATCATAAAACCGTTCATATCATTTCCATGGTTTTTGTAAATCAGCTGTCTTAGTATCTTTGCCATGCTATCAGGTTTTTCAAAAACGAATGCCTCCAGAAGCAATAGACCTTGCCTCCAGGTTGCTGCAGTACTCTCCAAATCTCCGTTGCGATGCAGTGAGTTTCTTTTACTTTCctttttccaattttaaaatgataCTTGATGGCAGCAGTCTTTGATTTTACTATTATTGGAGTCAGACCACTGTATTATAGCTTTTATGTTTTTGTATCTTTACTGTTACTATTATTTTTACTATCATGCTTTGTATCGCAGCTAGATGCATGTGCACATCCATTCTTTGACGAGCTTCGAGAACCCAACACTCGATTACCAAATGGTCGCCCCCTACCAACTTTGTTCAACTTCAAACAAGAGGTGTGTATTTAGCTTGATATCTGTTGCTGATTAAATGAACAACCCGAATTGTTATGAAAGCAATGTTCGCTTGATAGCCCGAAATGATTTTATTCAGCTACTCTATGGTTCATTTATGGGAAGATTTCTGAACAATGCACTCTACAAATTTTCTTATCcaaaaaattcatgaaataaaatatctaACCTGAAAATGCATTTTACTAAGTTTTCGTAACAAAAAAGCCATTAGGTCAATATCTATTATTTTCTTCCCAAGACACTTGATCAAGATACtagaaaaatcacaattttttattagaaatgccttgatttgattgaagattttaagaataaaatatCTTTGAATACTAGTCATATACACTATAAAATTTGTAATCTAaatctaaaatataatttacaCCCATTAAATTGAAGTTGGATGACAAGAATTTATTTTCTTGGTTATATTTAATTCTGCGATGAAATTTAGAATTcgttatttcaaatatttaagattatatgtttcagattttgcaGTATTTCTTAACTacacatgtttattttatttggtCTTTCTAGCCTAATCGCTCCAAATTTACTTTTCTCCTGCTAATTCAGTCGGAACATTATGTTGATCCCACCACGAATCATGGTTTTCCTTCTTCCTGCAGCTGTCTAGTGCTTCACCCGACCTCGTTAACAAGCTGATACCCGACCATGTGAAAAGACAAATGGGTTTGAAGTTCATCGTATGAGGGCACGATGTGAGATTGTTTGGCCCATGGATGAGTTAGTTAATCTGAAGGGTTAAAAATGCCTCTGAAGACGAGGATTTATCCTACAAGCTTCATCATCCCCTGAGATTTGAGGACAAAGCACCGAAGGCTGCAGTTTGCTAATTAGTCCAGTTCATATCTCTACACGTGCTGTTTTCTAGTTGTTTCTACCTGTTCTTTGAGCAGCATGCTATGAGGAAAGGGAAAGATCCTGTTTTGTATATGTTTGGTTGGGTTGATTAGAAAATCTTGCAGAAATATGGAGTcctatgaatatatatataaacagttAATGTCCCCGAAGGAGCAGCCGGAACCAAAATGGCGGGgttgtttttattcttttcccCTTTCTTCCGTCTGTTTTGATCAGGCTTCTCTTTGGTTTCTACTTGTTACTGCCGACTTCAACTTGTGAAAATATATTTGGTTTTTATTGTGCCAAGCAAGTTGTCAGCATAATATTTGTGTTTCTTCGCAATtgcacccaaaaatcaacaacTCATCATGGCTGCTGCATTTTAGATTTTTGGGTTCTGACTGAAGTTTTCATTGGAAGGCCGAGCGAGAATTTTAGGATTCATATGTGATATACTGGGTATCTCGTTCTTGCATCGTCCGTGTTCGAACGATGCTTTGTTCAAGCTGTTCCCGAAGAACATTGAGCTTGTTTAGTTTTAAATATAGggtttgaaaaataataaaactagACAGACTGGTCCACCGCCAACCTTATTCATCGCGCATTCCAATAAAAAGAAAGCAGAGTAGAAAGTCAAAGCAGCAATGGCAGTGCCAGCCAACACAGCAACTCGATGTTATTTACTTTCCTTCAGATTTTCGAGCTCGCCGCCCTCCCGTAAcgtatatattaaatatataatatctttaaatttataaaactcaaatatctagttatttgattttaaaaatgtcgattcagatttttTTACACGTATTTCCATAAGCAATTAAAAATCAACTTATATTAGATTCAATTGacttattttgtcgtatatctAGGATAATTATTTCATTAATAATTTATCTAATATATTATCAAgagtatttttttttgaattttttttaattaaatgaaatcAGGAATTATATATGATTCGAGGGGCATTTGAATTTCCTAATTCTTTTTTGCTATAAAGTTTAGCATTGTTATGAGCATTGTACATACTTTTAACCCATTAGGAGACAACATCTTAcaattataatataaaaatctCCTACTTGcaattataatataaaataaaagattTGTCACAACAGAAAACTCAGACGCATTCCCATAAGTCAACGACCAaaaattgcaataaaacaaTGAAACAATTCAAGGCATGCGTTTATTCTTAATGCAGCAGCCACAAAACAAAGTTaaccaaaaaaagaaaagaaaaagaaaacaaaatactCTAAGATCTGATTAGGAGCTCAACAAGTTCACTTTTCTTGAGTTTTGAGTAACCCTTGATTCCTTTAGATTTTGCTACTTCTTTCAATTGAGTAAGATTCATTCCCTCGAATTTCTTGGATATCTCAATGTTTCCGTCTGTTGCTAGCGAAGTTTCACTTTTAGCTTCAACTGTCTCTCTTGGGCTTGATACAAATGGTATCGGGGACTTTCTCACGAAAGTTGATGGGTGCCTAGAGAATTCTGAAGGTGGCGGCAGCGGCAATGAAAGTGATTCCAAGCTCAATGTTGATGAATCTTCAGCTGTTACTTCGTTCTTTTGTGAATCTTTTTGGGGAGATGGAAATTTACTCCCTTTCTTGCCTACTGTTTTCcctatgagaaaattaattctAAATTCAAAACAATGACCAAACACAGAACCTCCCATCAAGATGGAGTTATCAAGTAAAGGTGCATAACTTAAGATGCAAAATTAAAGAGTTACGGCAGCAAGGAAGGGGAACATTCCGTACAACTTTCCAAATCAACTTCACAACAAATTATAGAGTTGTATTAAGCTCAAAGGCATTCCCAACTTTAGAAGAAGTGAAAGCCATTTAAATGGGGTCGTCGTCGGTTTCCAAAGATGTAAGCAATGTCACAACTCccacaacttttatattttgcTGTTTGAAAAGCCGCCATGCATAATAAATTACTAATATTTGGAGTTGAAGTTTGCAAGGACTGCCAAATTTACTAGTTTCCCTGAACTTTAAGTCTTGAAATGACAAATCCCTTCACCCTGTGTAAGgttttcaattaaaatttaGCTGCCAGCATCAATGTAAACACAACACTTGACTGTCTGACCTTTCCCT includes:
- the LOC142523093 gene encoding shaggy-related protein kinase eta isoform X1 — encoded protein: MADDKEMSAPVMGGNDSVTGHIISTTIGGKNGEPKRTVSYMAERVVGTGSFGIVFQAKCLETGETVAIKKVLQDRRYKNRELQLMRTMDHPNIVSLKHCFYSTTIKNELFLNLVMEYVPESMFSVIKHYSNMNQRMPLIYVKLYTYQIFRGLAYMHSVAGVCHRDLKPQNVLVDPVTQQVKICDFGSAKALVAGEANIAYICSRFYRAPELIFGATEYSTSIDIWSAGCVLAELLLGKPLFPGENAVDQLVEIIKVLGTPTREEVRCMNPNYTDFRFPQIKAHPWHKVFQKRMPPEAIDLASRLLQYSPNLRCDALDACAHPFFDELREPNTRLPNGRPLPTLFNFKQELSSASPDLVNKLIPDHVKRQMGLKFIV
- the LOC142523093 gene encoding shaggy-related protein kinase eta isoform X2; translation: MSAPVMGGNDSVTGHIISTTIGGKNGEPKRTVSYMAERVVGTGSFGIVFQAKCLETGETVAIKKVLQDRRYKNRELQLMRTMDHPNIVSLKHCFYSTTIKNELFLNLVMEYVPESMFSVIKHYSNMNQRMPLIYVKLYTYQIFRGLAYMHSVAGVCHRDLKPQNVLVDPVTQQVKICDFGSAKALVAGEANIAYICSRFYRAPELIFGATEYSTSIDIWSAGCVLAELLLGKPLFPGENAVDQLVEIIKVLGTPTREEVRCMNPNYTDFRFPQIKAHPWHKVFQKRMPPEAIDLASRLLQYSPNLRCDALDACAHPFFDELREPNTRLPNGRPLPTLFNFKQELSSASPDLVNKLIPDHVKRQMGLKFIV